One genomic window of Providencia hangzhouensis includes the following:
- the rof gene encoding Rho-binding antiterminator, whose amino-acid sequence MSTDTEYQPINCDDYEYLEIACQRQLKLQIILNDGVNIEGKASDLLLRKKVEYLIVETHDGTKELRLDCIISFSHPEIGTIVVDHSH is encoded by the coding sequence ATGTCTACAGATACTGAATATCAACCTATCAATTGTGATGATTACGAATATCTAGAAATCGCATGCCAACGTCAGCTAAAGTTGCAAATAATACTTAATGACGGCGTGAATATTGAGGGGAAGGCCAGTGATTTACTCCTACGAAAAAAAGTTGAGTACCTGATTGTTGAGACACATGATGGAACCAAGGAGTTAAGATTGGATTGCATAATTTCCTTCAGTCATCCTGAAATCGGCACAATTGTTGTCGACCACTCTCACTAA
- the tilS gene encoding tRNA lysidine(34) synthetase TilS, which produces MAQHSQVIVEQVLNKISGIQKILVGFSGGIDSTVLLHALYLIRQQRLPSLEIRAIHIHHGLNRKANEWEQHCAQLCSQWDIPFICRHVVVDSSQKGIEAAAREARYQAYREELQEGEVLVTAQHLDDQAETFMLALKRGSGPAGLSSMPELLSFSACCGSTWLLRPLLSTPRIALEAYMQEQQLSWVEDDSNQDDRYDRNFLRLHIMPTLAERWPHFSHAVARSAALCAEQESLLDELLKDTLEGMMDYRGGLFIDDLQGCSSSKRNALIRRWVGLHQLPMPPFNQLERIWQEVALARHDADPICRLGQFEIRRYQGALWVVKRINSLLNKQFEWAFPEVFELPESLGVLQVMEGEGQIRPPLSHENVTIRFGLQGTLKIVGRHRSRSSKKIWQELGVAPWMRERVPLIYYNDQLITAVGCFITPEGVVDEASLGIAIDWQKEGEFKVLN; this is translated from the coding sequence ATGGCGCAGCATTCGCAAGTAATTGTTGAACAAGTTCTTAATAAAATAAGTGGTATTCAAAAAATTCTAGTGGGATTCAGTGGTGGTATTGACTCTACGGTTTTATTACATGCACTTTATCTTATTCGGCAACAACGGCTTCCTTCACTAGAAATTCGTGCTATTCATATTCATCATGGCTTGAATAGAAAAGCAAACGAATGGGAGCAGCATTGTGCTCAATTATGTTCACAATGGGACATTCCTTTTATTTGCCGACATGTCGTGGTTGATTCAAGCCAAAAAGGTATTGAAGCAGCAGCACGAGAAGCTCGTTATCAGGCTTACCGAGAAGAATTACAAGAAGGCGAGGTATTAGTTACGGCTCAACATCTTGATGACCAAGCAGAAACTTTCATGTTAGCGTTAAAGCGTGGTAGTGGGCCAGCAGGGTTGTCTTCAATGCCTGAATTATTGAGTTTTTCAGCGTGTTGCGGTTCAACATGGCTATTACGCCCATTACTTTCAACACCCCGTATAGCGCTAGAAGCTTATATGCAAGAGCAACAATTGTCGTGGGTTGAGGACGATAGTAACCAAGATGACCGTTACGATAGAAATTTTTTACGTCTTCATATTATGCCAACTTTGGCTGAGCGCTGGCCACATTTTTCTCATGCTGTCGCGCGCAGTGCAGCGCTATGTGCTGAGCAAGAATCATTACTCGATGAGTTATTAAAAGATACCCTTGAAGGTATGATGGATTACCGAGGGGGCCTATTTATAGATGATTTGCAAGGGTGTTCATCTTCCAAACGTAATGCTTTAATTCGTCGTTGGGTTGGTTTGCACCAATTGCCAATGCCGCCATTTAACCAATTGGAACGTATTTGGCAAGAAGTCGCGTTAGCTCGGCATGATGCAGACCCTATTTGCCGCTTAGGGCAATTTGAAATTCGTCGTTATCAAGGCGCATTGTGGGTTGTTAAGCGCATTAATAGTCTATTAAATAAACAGTTTGAATGGGCTTTTCCTGAGGTTTTTGAGTTACCTGAATCCTTAGGAGTATTACAAGTTATGGAAGGAGAGGGGCAAATACGGCCACCACTTTCGCATGAAAATGTGACAATCCGTTTTGGGCTGCAAGGCACATTGAAAATAGTAGGACGCCATCGTTCCAGAAGCAGTAAGAAGATCTGGCAAGAATTAGGCGTAGCTCCATGGATGAGAGAAAGAGTGCCATTAATTTATTATAACGACCAGCTAATTACCGCAGTAGGGTGCTTTATTACCCCTGAGGGGGTGGTTGATGAAGCGTCTCTGGGTATTGCCATCGATTGGCAAAAAGAGGGTGAATTTAAGGTATTAAATTAA